One part of the Paracoccus sp. MBLB3053 genome encodes these proteins:
- a CDS encoding inositol monophosphatase family protein yields the protein MPESDLELLERAAHEAGEIAMRYWRNDPRAWDKGEGAGPVSEADLAVNAHLEDMLLAARPHYGWLSEESTDDPSRLDAEHCFIIDPIDGTRAFLAGQEGFSHSLAIATGNRISAAVVHLPASGMTYAATAGGPAVLNGESLSPCEHDIAGARVLTSKPSLDPAFWRGRQPTIRREFRPSLAWRLCLVAEGRFNATLSTRAAWEWDIAAGSLIAERAGCIATDLSGRCISFNTARALADGLVIAPPRLHGQLLSALGPDHAARGPAPT from the coding sequence TTGCCGGAGAGTGATCTCGAGCTGCTGGAACGGGCCGCCCACGAGGCAGGCGAGATCGCGATGCGCTACTGGCGCAACGATCCTCGGGCATGGGACAAGGGCGAAGGAGCGGGCCCCGTCAGCGAGGCCGATCTGGCGGTGAACGCCCATCTCGAAGACATGCTGCTTGCCGCGCGCCCGCATTACGGCTGGCTCAGCGAGGAATCGACCGACGATCCTTCGCGACTCGACGCCGAGCATTGCTTCATCATCGACCCGATCGACGGCACGAGGGCCTTCCTTGCCGGGCAGGAAGGATTTTCCCATTCTCTGGCGATCGCCACCGGGAACCGCATTTCGGCCGCCGTCGTTCACCTGCCTGCATCCGGCATGACCTATGCGGCGACGGCCGGGGGACCCGCCGTCCTGAACGGCGAGTCGCTGTCGCCCTGCGAACACGACATCGCGGGTGCGCGCGTCCTGACCTCCAAACCCAGTCTCGACCCTGCCTTCTGGCGTGGCAGACAGCCGACGATCAGGCGCGAATTCCGGCCGTCGCTCGCCTGGCGGCTTTGCCTCGTGGCCGAAGGGCGCTTCAACGCCACGCTTTCAACCCGCGCCGCCTGGGAATGGGATATCGCCGCAGGTAGCCTGATCGCCGAACGCGCGGGCTGCATCGCGACCGACCTTTCCGGTCGTTGCATTTCCTTCAACACGGCCCGTGCCCTGGCCGACGGGCTGGTGATCGCCCCGCCCCGCCTGCATGGCCAGCTTCTTTCGGCACTTGGCCCCGATCACGCAGCACGGGGGCCGGCCCCAACTTGA
- a CDS encoding TldD/PmbA family protein, with translation MPDTSRLQSLTEQLLAAARRAGADQADAVAVEASAVSVDVRGGRLELAERAEGVEIGLRVLLGGRQACVSASDHSARTIEDMAARAVAMAREAPVDDALGLADPGQLAHDTDSSRLDLFDHDPDPSPESLQEAALRAEAAAVAVQGISKIESASASFSRRHMWMSATNGFSAGLGRSGHGVSTIAITGEGTTMERDWAGESRVHGSDMPEPEEIGRLAGQRTVERRGARKPPTGAFPILYDERVASGLIGHLVSAANGAAIARGASWLRDALGEQVLPAGFDLIEQPQLKRMGGSRIFDGEGLPTAERALVRGGILQGWTLDLATGRKLGMDSTASAMRGVGGPPTPGVTNLALTPGELSRDDLIREMGRGLVVTSMLGASINSTTGDYSRGASGFWVENGEITHAVNECTIAGNLRDMLMRLTAANDIRDWRGMRVPSLLVEGMTVAGE, from the coding sequence ATGCCCGATACGTCCCGCCTCCAGTCCCTTACTGAGCAGCTCCTTGCCGCGGCGCGCCGCGCGGGCGCCGATCAGGCCGATGCCGTCGCCGTCGAGGCCTCGGCGGTTTCGGTCGATGTCCGGGGCGGTCGCCTTGAGCTCGCAGAGCGCGCCGAAGGGGTCGAGATCGGGCTGCGCGTGCTGCTTGGCGGACGGCAGGCCTGCGTTTCCGCGTCGGACCATTCCGCGCGAACGATCGAGGACATGGCCGCGCGCGCGGTCGCCATGGCCCGCGAGGCGCCCGTCGATGACGCACTTGGCCTGGCCGATCCCGGGCAGCTTGCACACGATACCGACAGCAGCAGGCTGGATCTTTTTGACCATGATCCCGATCCCAGCCCCGAATCCCTGCAGGAAGCCGCGCTGCGCGCGGAAGCCGCCGCAGTCGCAGTCCAGGGAATATCGAAGATCGAATCCGCCTCGGCATCCTTTTCGCGCCGTCACATGTGGATGTCGGCCACGAATGGTTTCTCGGCCGGCCTCGGGCGCAGCGGTCATGGCGTCTCGACCATCGCCATCACCGGCGAAGGCACGACGATGGAACGCGATTGGGCCGGGGAGTCTCGGGTCCATGGATCGGACATGCCGGAGCCCGAGGAAATCGGACGCCTCGCGGGGCAGCGCACCGTCGAGCGGCGCGGGGCCAGGAAGCCTCCGACCGGGGCCTTTCCGATCCTTTATGACGAACGCGTCGCCTCGGGGCTGATCGGTCATCTGGTCAGCGCCGCGAATGGCGCGGCCATCGCACGGGGCGCAAGCTGGCTGCGCGACGCATTGGGAGAGCAGGTGCTGCCTGCTGGGTTCGACCTGATCGAACAGCCACAACTGAAACGCATGGGCGGCTCGCGCATCTTCGACGGAGAGGGCCTGCCGACAGCAGAGCGTGCCCTGGTCCGCGGCGGTATCCTTCAGGGCTGGACGCTGGACCTGGCAACGGGACGCAAGCTGGGCATGGATTCAACCGCCAGCGCGATGCGCGGTGTCGGGGGCCCACCCACGCCTGGCGTGACGAACCTTGCCCTGACCCCCGGAGAGCTCAGCCGCGATGACCTGATCCGCGAGATGGGGCGCGGCCTGGTCGTGACCTCGATGCTGGGCGCGTCGATCAACTCGACGACCGGGGATTATTCGCGGGGGGCCAGCGGCTTCTGGGTCGAGAACGGTGAAATCACCCACGCGGTCAACGAATGCACCATCGCGGGCAACCTGCGCGACATGCTGATGCGCCTGACCGCCGCCAATGACATCCGGGATTGGCGTGGCATGCGGGTGCCCAGCCTGCTGGTCGAAGGGATGACCGTTGCCGGAGAGTGA
- a CDS encoding DUF2125 domain-containing protein: MFRRLTSSALALAAMTAPSFADVTPEQVWQSWVDYYQSVGYSVTEGSRDKAGSTLTLRDVLIAGGAEGNTMTFKVPSVALSDQGDGKVKTVFAEEMSLDVAGRDPEGGDYAVPVKIMLPGNGIVTSGAPEDMTHEFDYPSIELVMTTMTDNGEETPLPMSFGLTKSTGMLHIVTGAPNKYDYDMNSEALTFQGDVTDDEGGAVKFAGSLNGLNMKGGMDAPGEFKDLDEQMDAALKAGLSMNGALDADSVNATFDYEGVDEEGQPSQGAGKYLGQGIKANFSLSKDGMGYKLSSDAVDFELTSPQIPFPVSYGIENAGVEMQLPVSQSDEAQPFKFTYLLNGVTMSDDLWSMFDPTAKLPRDPASLELDLSGLMKVTRDVFAMPETLADDADASADDAQERAEPDAMTDEMAAEETTGFEPVEMNINKLALNLLGANLLATGELKATEEGIGAPIGHIHAEYEGLNALLDTLGSIGLIPQEQMMGARMMLAMFAKPVEGSPDKMATDLELKEGGSIFANGQQIK, from the coding sequence ATGTTCCGCCGTCTGACAAGCTCCGCCCTGGCACTCGCTGCCATGACCGCGCCCTCCTTCGCCGATGTCACTCCGGAACAGGTCTGGCAGTCCTGGGTCGATTACTATCAATCGGTGGGCTATTCCGTTACCGAAGGAAGCCGCGACAAGGCAGGCAGCACGCTGACCCTGCGGGATGTGCTGATTGCCGGGGGCGCCGAAGGCAATACCATGACGTTCAAGGTTCCCTCGGTCGCTTTGAGCGATCAGGGAGATGGCAAGGTCAAAACCGTTTTCGCCGAGGAAATGTCGCTTGATGTCGCGGGCAGGGATCCCGAAGGGGGCGACTACGCGGTTCCGGTAAAGATCATGTTGCCCGGCAATGGCATCGTGACCTCGGGCGCACCGGAAGACATGACGCATGAGTTCGACTATCCGAGCATCGAACTGGTCATGACGACGATGACCGACAATGGCGAGGAAACGCCGCTGCCGATGAGCTTCGGGCTGACGAAATCGACCGGGATGCTGCACATCGTCACGGGCGCGCCGAACAAATACGATTACGACATGAACTCCGAGGCCCTGACCTTCCAGGGCGACGTCACTGATGACGAAGGCGGAGCGGTCAAGTTCGCGGGCAGCCTCAACGGGCTGAACATGAAGGGCGGCATGGACGCCCCGGGCGAGTTCAAGGATTTGGACGAGCAGATGGACGCCGCGCTGAAAGCCGGGCTGTCCATGAACGGAGCGCTTGATGCGGACAGCGTCAACGCGACCTTCGACTATGAAGGCGTTGACGAAGAAGGCCAACCTTCGCAAGGCGCAGGCAAATACCTGGGCCAGGGCATCAAGGCCAATTTCTCGTTGTCGAAAGACGGCATGGGTTACAAGCTTTCCTCGGATGCGGTGGATTTCGAGCTGACCTCGCCCCAGATCCCTTTCCCGGTCAGCTATGGGATCGAGAATGCCGGTGTCGAGATGCAACTGCCCGTCTCGCAATCCGACGAAGCTCAGCCGTTCAAGTTTACCTATCTGCTGAACGGCGTGACCATGTCCGACGATCTTTGGAGCATGTTCGACCCCACTGCGAAATTGCCGCGTGATCCGGCCTCGCTGGAACTGGATCTCTCGGGCCTGATGAAGGTCACGCGCGATGTCTTCGCCATGCCTGAGACGCTGGCCGACGATGCCGACGCATCGGCCGACGACGCTCAGGAACGGGCCGAACCGGACGCGATGACTGACGAAATGGCTGCGGAAGAGACAACCGGATTCGAACCGGTCGAAATGAACATCAACAAGCTTGCCCTGAACCTTCTGGGCGCCAACCTGCTGGCCACCGGCGAGCTCAAGGCGACCGAAGAGGGTATCGGCGCGCCCATCGGCCACATCCACGCGGAATACGAGGGGCTGAATGCTCTGCTCGATACGCTGGGCAGCATCGGTCTGATCCCGCAAGAGCAGATGATGGGCGCCCGCATGATGCTGGCCATGTTTGCCAAGCCGGTCGAAGGCAGTCCCGACAAGATGGCGACAGATCTGGAGCTCAAGGAAGGCGGCTCGATCTTTGCCAATGGTCAGCAGATCAAGTAA
- a CDS encoding enoyl-CoA hydratase/isomerase family protein: MILNEFSYGTGRITIARPEKANSLTAEMLSALIAAFEQLAQREDLRAVILTGQGKVFSAGADLDEARAGLAMSDLWERLSARVASMPCLTIAALNGTLAGGAMGMALACDMRLCVPETRIFYPVMRLGFRPPASDPGRLSTLIGPSRAKMILMAGQKISAQEALSWGLVDRIHPAESLLTEAEALTADACKAVTGHVAAIKAMLA; encoded by the coding sequence ATGATCTTGAACGAATTCTCGTACGGGACCGGCCGGATAACCATTGCCCGGCCGGAAAAGGCGAACTCGTTGACCGCCGAAATGCTGTCTGCGCTGATCGCGGCATTCGAGCAGCTTGCACAACGCGAGGATCTGCGTGCGGTGATCCTGACGGGACAGGGCAAGGTCTTTTCAGCCGGGGCCGACCTTGACGAGGCGCGCGCGGGCCTCGCCATGTCGGACCTGTGGGAACGGCTTTCGGCGCGGGTCGCGTCAATGCCCTGCCTGACCATCGCGGCCCTCAACGGCACGCTGGCGGGTGGTGCGATGGGCATGGCGCTGGCCTGCGACATGCGACTTTGCGTGCCCGAGACGAGGATATTCTACCCGGTGATGCGGCTTGGATTTCGTCCGCCCGCCAGCGATCCGGGGCGGCTTTCCACCTTGATCGGCCCGTCGCGCGCCAAGATGATCCTGATGGCCGGGCAGAAGATTTCCGCGCAAGAGGCACTAAGCTGGGGACTCGTCGACCGCATCCACCCGGCTGAAAGTCTGCTAACCGAGGCCGAGGCCCTGACTGCGGATGCCTGCAAGGCCGTCACCGGCCATGTCGCGGCGATCAAGGCGATGCTTGCCTGA
- a CDS encoding DUF2853 family protein → MSKRDDLIAKYAADMQDKLGMAPDMDLLTKVVIGCGPAIYSDDAETVAASDPDELERIRQNYLMKKLGLPDGPELMDAIKAVVDKYGSANRSKYRAVVYYMLCTHFGKEGAYA, encoded by the coding sequence ATGAGCAAAAGGGACGACCTGATCGCGAAATATGCTGCCGACATGCAGGACAAGCTGGGCATGGCGCCCGACATGGACCTGCTGACCAAGGTGGTGATCGGCTGCGGGCCAGCGATCTATAGCGATGATGCCGAAACCGTCGCGGCCTCGGACCCCGATGAACTTGAGCGCATCAGGCAGAACTACCTGATGAAGAAGCTGGGCCTGCCCGACGGGCCCGAGCTGATGGACGCGATCAAGGCCGTTGTCGACAAATATGGCAGCGCCAACCGCAGCAAGTATCGTGCGGTCGTCTACTACATGCTTTGCACCCATTTTGGGAAGGAAGGCGCCTACGCCTGA
- the ahcY gene encoding adenosylhomocysteinase encodes MTDHIIRDITLADFGRKELDIAETEMPGLMALRAQFGEAKPLKGARIAGSLHMTVQTAVLIETLVALGAEVRWASCNIYSTQDHAAAAIAAAGIPVFAIKGETLTEYWSYTDQIFQFPEGTANMILDDGGDASMYILLGARVEAGETGLIDVPTSEEEEALFAQIRKRLEQSPGWFTKQRDAIQGVSEETTTGVHRLYDLHKKGLLPFPAINVNDSVTKSKFDNKYGCKESLVDGIRRATDVMMAGKVAVVCGYGDVGKGSSASLRGAGARVKVTEVDPICALQAAMDGFEVVLLEDVVASADIFVTTTGNKDVIRIEHMREMKDMAIVGNIGHFDNEIQVAALKNHKWTNVKDQVDLIEMPSGNRIILLSQGRLLNLGNATGHPSFVMSASFTNQVLAQIELWTKGDEYQPGVYILPKHLDEQVARLHLDKIGVKLTTLSKEQADYIGVTPEGPFKSEHYRY; translated from the coding sequence GTGACCGATCACATCATTCGAGACATTACCCTGGCCGATTTTGGTCGCAAGGAACTGGACATCGCCGAAACTGAAATGCCGGGGCTGATGGCGCTGCGCGCCCAGTTCGGTGAAGCAAAGCCCCTGAAGGGTGCGCGGATCGCCGGTTCGCTGCACATGACCGTGCAAACGGCGGTGCTGATCGAAACTCTTGTCGCCCTGGGGGCCGAGGTCCGCTGGGCCTCGTGCAACATCTACTCGACGCAGGATCACGCCGCCGCCGCGATCGCGGCCGCTGGCATCCCGGTTTTCGCGATCAAGGGCGAGACGCTGACGGAGTACTGGTCCTATACCGATCAGATCTTCCAGTTCCCGGAAGGCACGGCGAACATGATCCTGGACGATGGCGGCGATGCGTCGATGTACATCCTGCTGGGCGCGCGCGTCGAAGCTGGCGAAACCGGCCTTATCGACGTCCCCACCTCGGAAGAGGAAGAGGCGCTTTTTGCCCAGATCCGCAAGCGTCTCGAGCAGTCGCCCGGTTGGTTCACCAAGCAGCGCGACGCCATCCAAGGGGTTTCCGAGGAAACCACCACCGGCGTTCATCGCCTTTACGATCTTCACAAGAAGGGCCTGCTGCCCTTCCCGGCGATCAACGTCAACGACAGTGTCACCAAGTCGAAATTCGACAACAAGTATGGCTGCAAGGAATCGCTCGTGGACGGCATCCGCCGCGCCACCGACGTCATGATGGCGGGCAAGGTCGCGGTGGTTTGCGGCTATGGTGACGTGGGCAAGGGCTCGTCGGCCTCGCTTCGCGGCGCGGGCGCCCGCGTGAAGGTGACCGAGGTCGATCCGATCTGCGCGCTTCAGGCGGCAATGGACGGTTTCGAGGTGGTGCTGCTTGAGGACGTCGTCGCCTCGGCCGACATTTTCGTCACCACCACCGGCAACAAGGACGTGATCCGCATCGAGCACATGCGCGAGATGAAGGACATGGCCATCGTCGGCAATATCGGCCATTTCGACAACGAAATCCAGGTCGCCGCGCTCAAGAACCACAAGTGGACGAACGTCAAGGACCAGGTGGACCTGATCGAGATGCCCTCGGGCAATCGCATCATTCTCTTGAGCCAGGGACGCCTGCTGAACCTCGGCAACGCCACCGGCCATCCCAGCTTCGTGATGTCGGCAAGCTTCACCAACCAGGTGCTGGCCCAGATCGAGCTGTGGACCAAGGGCGACGAATACCAGCCCGGCGTCTACATCCTGCCCAAGCATCTCGACGAGCAGGTCGCGCGGCTTCATCTGGACAAGATCGGCGTGAAGCTGACGACGCTTTCCAAGGAACAGGCCGACTATATCGGCGTGACTCCGGAAGGGCCGTTCAAGTCCGAGCATTACCGCTACTGA
- a CDS encoding glucokinase → MAILLADVGGTNARLALARTEGIYTGSITRFRGDDHPDFDEVVRLFLEREGNPRIEAVCVAVAGPVSQGRARLTNRDWHFSEDRLIELTGAARARLINDLTALGYATPALSGEAAGFLRDGPKDGTRNGQRLVVNAGTGFNVCAVKVLPGGGIACLEHEEGHTRLPLSVWEPLVEALGDRAKAFDSVEELFAGRGLARLHLLLAGGEPVRAETVVEAADTGDAAANATCDLYARLFGLLCRELALRFMPMDGMFLAGSVARSAAQRLDIFEAAFLSDALMAQIPRAVPIGMIRDDMAALHGCLAAVA, encoded by the coding sequence ATGGCGATCTTGCTGGCGGATGTGGGCGGCACCAATGCGCGACTTGCGCTGGCGCGGACCGAGGGCATCTATACCGGCAGCATCACCCGCTTTCGCGGCGACGATCATCCGGATTTCGACGAAGTCGTGCGTCTTTTCCTGGAGCGCGAGGGAAATCCCCGGATCGAAGCGGTTTGCGTTGCCGTCGCCGGACCGGTTTCGCAGGGTCGCGCCCGGCTGACGAACCGCGACTGGCATTTCAGCGAGGATCGCCTGATCGAACTGACCGGCGCGGCCCGGGCACGGCTTATCAACGATCTGACGGCGCTTGGCTATGCCACGCCCGCGCTTTCGGGTGAGGCGGCGGGATTTCTGCGCGACGGGCCGAAGGACGGGACCCGCAACGGGCAACGCCTGGTCGTGAATGCCGGAACGGGCTTCAATGTCTGTGCGGTGAAGGTTCTGCCGGGCGGGGGGATTGCCTGCCTTGAACACGAAGAAGGCCATACCCGCCTGCCACTTTCGGTGTGGGAGCCTTTGGTCGAAGCGCTGGGTGACCGCGCCAAGGCCTTCGATTCTGTCGAGGAACTGTTTGCCGGGCGCGGACTCGCGCGCCTGCATCTGTTGCTTGCCGGTGGTGAGCCTGTGCGCGCCGAAACGGTCGTCGAGGCGGCCGATACAGGTGATGCGGCGGCGAACGCCACATGCGATCTCTACGCGCGGCTTTTCGGCCTGCTCTGCCGCGAACTTGCGCTGCGCTTCATGCCGATGGACGGCATGTTCCTGGCTGGCAGCGTCGCGCGCAGCGCCGCGCAGCGGCTCGATATCTTCGAGGCCGCCTTCCTGTCCGATGCGCTGATGGCGCAGATCCCCCGTGCCGTTCCGATCGGAATGATCCGGGACGACATGGCGGCCCTGCATGGCTGTCTTGCCGCAGTTGCGTGA
- a CDS encoding autotransporter assembly complex protein TamA has product MRLLLKAGTAAACLLALGVVSVSAQSSGSSSSSSSPFSGLFGGSEGNDASPVDIDFQVAGTDEDILPAVRNTSLLLNAQNEGRVTGQDILAAARGDYARILGVLYDEGYYSGVIDIKLDGREAASIAPLDAPKVVHKVMVTVDPGPRFRYSRADVAPVAPGTELPRDYRAGEVARTGDMKQAATSAVEGWRDVGHAKAEVAETDIVADHATNLVDSRILLAPGPTLRFGKMSVRGQQRLSERRLRKIAGFPEGERFDPEKVEDVRKRLRRSGIFSAITLSEADYIGPNNTLDVDLLVVEQKLRRIGGGFEYSSIDGLSVTGYWLHRNLLGGGERLRIDFDVEDIGSSTSGMDNTLSARLERPATLHPDITGYVAAEASDEQEEDYDLKSATVGLGFTYLHSEEITADIGLQFRALRVDDDSGRTNFRLFALPASVTWDKRDEPTDAKRGFWISGSATPFVGLQDETGSGAQLVTEGRGYYSLGTEDRYTLAGRARLGTVLGPDIEETPRDYLFYSGGGGTVRGQPYESLGVEVIEGNDGFIKTGGMSMAIINAEARLKVREQIGVVAFVDAGRIWTEGGFSGETDWHAGAGAGVRYDTPIGPLRFDLAMPVGGGYDDDSGVQVYIGLGQAF; this is encoded by the coding sequence ATGAGACTTCTATTGAAGGCGGGCACTGCCGCCGCATGCTTGCTGGCGTTGGGTGTCGTGTCGGTATCGGCGCAATCCTCCGGTTCTTCCTCATCTTCATCTTCGCCTTTCTCGGGGCTTTTCGGCGGGTCAGAGGGCAACGATGCCTCTCCTGTCGATATCGATTTCCAGGTTGCGGGCACGGATGAGGATATCCTGCCCGCCGTTCGCAACACCTCGCTATTGCTCAATGCGCAGAACGAAGGCCGGGTGACGGGGCAGGACATCCTGGCTGCGGCACGCGGCGATTATGCCCGCATCCTTGGCGTGCTCTATGACGAGGGCTATTATTCTGGCGTCATCGACATCAAGCTGGACGGGCGCGAGGCAGCCAGCATCGCGCCCCTGGATGCGCCAAAGGTCGTGCACAAGGTGATGGTGACGGTCGACCCCGGTCCGCGTTTCCGTTACAGCCGCGCCGATGTCGCACCTGTCGCGCCGGGGACCGAACTGCCCAGGGATTACCGCGCGGGCGAGGTCGCGCGCACCGGCGACATGAAACAGGCGGCCACTTCTGCCGTCGAGGGATGGCGCGATGTCGGACATGCCAAGGCCGAAGTCGCCGAAACCGACATCGTCGCGGATCATGCCACCAATCTTGTCGACAGCCGCATTCTCTTGGCGCCGGGGCCGACGCTGCGTTTCGGAAAGATGTCGGTCCGGGGACAGCAACGGCTGAGCGAGCGCCGCCTTCGCAAGATCGCAGGCTTCCCCGAGGGCGAAAGGTTTGATCCGGAAAAGGTCGAGGACGTGCGCAAGCGCCTGCGCCGTTCGGGGATCTTTTCGGCCATCACCCTGTCCGAGGCCGATTACATCGGACCGAACAATACGCTTGATGTCGACCTTCTGGTTGTCGAACAGAAACTGCGCAGGATCGGCGGAGGTTTCGAATATTCCAGCATCGATGGCCTGTCGGTGACGGGTTACTGGCTGCATCGCAACCTGCTGGGCGGGGGCGAGCGGCTGCGCATCGACTTTGACGTCGAGGATATCGGTTCGAGCACGTCGGGGATGGACAATACGCTGAGCGCCCGTCTCGAGCGACCGGCCACGCTTCATCCCGACATCACGGGTTATGTGGCGGCCGAAGCAAGCGACGAGCAGGAAGAGGATTACGATCTCAAATCTGCCACGGTCGGTCTTGGCTTCACCTATCTCCACAGCGAAGAGATCACGGCCGATATAGGGCTGCAATTCCGCGCGCTGCGGGTCGATGACGATTCCGGTCGAACCAATTTCCGCCTTTTCGCGCTGCCGGCTTCGGTTACCTGGGACAAGCGGGACGAGCCCACGGATGCCAAGCGGGGCTTCTGGATTTCGGGCTCTGCAACGCCTTTTGTCGGATTGCAGGATGAAACGGGTTCGGGTGCTCAGCTGGTCACCGAGGGACGCGGCTATTACAGCCTCGGAACCGAGGACAGGTATACTCTTGCCGGGCGGGCACGCCTTGGCACCGTGCTTGGCCCGGATATCGAGGAGACGCCCCGCGACTATCTTTTCTATTCAGGCGGGGGCGGCACCGTGCGTGGCCAGCCCTATGAATCACTCGGCGTCGAAGTGATCGAAGGAAATGACGGCTTCATCAAGACCGGCGGGATGAGCATGGCGATCATCAATGCCGAAGCGCGCCTGAAGGTGCGTGAGCAGATCGGCGTCGTCGCCTTTGTCGATGCCGGCCGGATCTGGACGGAAGGCGGCTTTTCGGGCGAAACTGATTGGCACGCCGGAGCCGGGGCAGGGGTGCGCTACGACACGCCGATCGGCCCGCTGCGTTTCGATCTCGCGATGCCAGTCGGCGGCGGTTACGACGACGATTCAGGCGTCCAAGTCTATATCGGTCTAGGGCAGGCATTCTGA